From the Exiguobacterium marinum DSM 16307 genome, the window AGGTTGGTCGCCAAATCGAAGCGCACGAGACGGTCGACTTTTCGTTCCCGCTCGACACGATCAGTCTCATCTTCAACAATCAAATAATATGTCAATTGTTCTTCCCGTTTTAGTGGTGTCAATTTCACGTTCAAATAACGAGTATGTTCGCCTTTCAAATGGATGATGAATTGGGCGCTCGTTCCTTGGTCGGTCACGCCTTCAAGTGCTTGTTCGAACAGACGGCGACCCGTCTCGGTGAACAGTTGGTTGATCTCATATAAATTTCGGTCGCCAAAAAACTGACGGAACATCTCATTTCGTTCAATCAGATTATAAGAATCATCCATCAGCGCGATGGCGAGCCCGGTCTCTGAAAAGAGGGACGACCAACGTTCGTGATAGCGCACGAGATCCTGTGAGCGATTCTCAAGCTCATGGAAGGTCGAATGAACGCTTGCGGCAATCTCGCGTAACTCGTCCTCGATGCCACGGAAGTCATGCGTCTTCGGGAACATTTCTTCAACCGGCGTGAGACTTGGATCGATAGCAAGCGCTCGTGCCTTGAGGTGCGCCAAATCGTGATTGTAACGCTTGCGCGTATAGTAAAGCAGGGAAATCAGTCCGAGTGATAAGAGGAATGTCATGACGAATGAGGTAGTGGCGAGAATTTGGTAATGTTTACTTTCTTCTCGTAGCGCGACCTCTGAAGTAGAGCGAATCGAGCGAAGAGCCCCATACGCATCTTCGTAGACGTTCGTTGAATTGACATAACGAGCTTCGAGAGATGCCTCACGGTTTGCCATATTGGCGAACGATTGACCACTTTCTGCCACGTCGATGACGGCTTTCGTTTGTAACGTTGTGTTCGATGCGATGATTGTTTGGATGATTGCCGCTTCGCCTACAATCAAATCAACGGTACTGGCCAGTTGGTTCTCGTCAATTGAATCACCAAGTAAAGAAGCGCCGTTTCGCATGAGCATCGATTGCATCCGCATAATGGCGTCAATCAGTTCATAAGCTGCATTCGGTTGATTCGTTTGTTCGAGCGCTTGATAGAACCAACGGCGATTGATTGAACTGATGACATCGTTCGGGACCGCCTCGAATCGCTCTTCTTCGAGAATACGGTTCAAATCGTTCGAGAACGTCTGAAGCGTCTCTCGTTCCCGTTCGTTTATACCAGCTTCGAAGTCGTTCAATAAACGCTCATTGTATTGGAGTGCCCGTTCTTTGTACGGTGTGGATAAGAACGATGACGTCTGATTCGACTGTTCCTCGTAACGGGTCGCCGCCTCGAAGAGCGTCACATACGCTTCGACACCAGCCAGGTCTGACGCCTGACTCAAATTCGCGATTGTCTGGTCGATGGCTTCTTGTTTTTCATGCCAATAAAAACTCGTTCCAAGCCCAAACAACAGGACACCGATGAGACAAGCGACTGCAAGCGCCATCGTGTAGATACGGTATGGAATTTTCGCGAAACGGGATTGGTCCATCCGGCACCTCCTTTTTTTCTTCATCATACTCCGATTTCGGGTCACGGGATGAAATTCCTGCAAAACGAAAGAAAAACCCGACTTTTGTCGGGTTTATTAACGTGACTTTAGTCACGGGCGCTTATAACCGATCAAGCGTGATTGCCAATACGGTTCTTTACTGATTTGGTTATAACCTAATCCGTATGAACCGGCATGGATGAATGTATCAGAGTTAATCATGATGCCCATATGCGATGGTCCTGCGGTATACGTGTTTTCGAAAAAGACGAGATCACCGGGCTGCGGGACGAACGACTTCGGTAATTGTGCTCCGAAGTAAGCGCCGCTCCAATAATTGGCCACGTTCGTACGTGGGATGCTGACACCGGATTGATTGAATACATAATAGATGAGACCTGAACAATCGAATCCGCCGTTGGCCGGGCTAGAAGATGCCCACACGTATGGTGTACCCACATACTGTTTAGCGACCTGGATGGTCGAAAGTCGTGTCGACTGAGCGCTTTGTCCTTTGATTTCTGTGACGGCTGATTTTGCGACAAATCCTGAAGAGAGCCGATAGTGCGTAGCCGTCTCTCCAATGATGTTCAACAGTTCTCCGCGGAGTGTCGAACCGACCGTACTGCTCGCCTCGCTCGCCTGTGACCGAATCGAAGTCGGATAGTACGTATAGTACGAGTTCGCGTCATAGGAACCTTCGACCCAAGCCGGACCTTCTGACGAGCCTTTCGGGACCGTTTTCACATAGGCCGAGGCAACAAAGCCGACCGTATTCCCGTAATAGATTTGTAGCCAACCTTTTGAAGACTCGACGACGCGCAACGTCTGTCCCGCTTTGACACTACCGATAATCGTCGCACTCGTTGAAGAGCTCGAACGGACGTTCAAAGAGGGAGTGTTGACGATGTAATCAACAGTGGCATTGCCAGCACCGGCATCTCCTTCATTGGGGGCAGGGTCACTCGGTGTCGTGGTCGTTTGCTTTAAATAACCGGCGCTCACGTATCCGGATTTACCATTATACGTGACATAGTACCAGCTACCTGACTGTTTCGTCGCCTGGACGACCGTGCCGTTCGGGATGGACGTGACGAGGGCGTAGCCGATGCCGGCACCTTGCCGAACATTCAAGTTTGCGGTCGTGGTGAACTGTTGGTTGATGGATTGTTCTGTACTCGGTGACGTAGGTGTCGCTGATTCAGATGTCGTTAAATATGTATTGGCGACATATCCAGTTTTTGTCCCGTACTTTACTTTCGACCATGAGCCTTCGACAGCTAAGACGGTGACCGTCTTGCCCTTAGGAATCGTGAGCACCACGGTCGTCTTTGTTGACTTCGACGAGCGAAGATTCAAGTTTACTTTCGTTTGGGCCGTCGCCGCGTTCGGTGTGACAGTCGAAGGCGTGTCTGCTCCGCTTGACGTGGAAGCTTTTTGTAAATAGTCGTTATGCACCCACCCGGTCTGTCCGCCGTAACTGACTTTCGTCCACGATCCTTTTGATTGAATCGGGGTGAGCGTTTTGCCTTTTGGAATCGTCAAGAGGACGCGGTGCCACGTTCCTCCGGCGAGTCGCATGTTCAACGCATGCGTCGTCGTGACACGATTCGTACTCGCAGCGGTCAACGATGAACCGCCTGTCGATGCAGACGCATTTCCTGTGAGACGTAGTGTCTGACCGACGCGAATATTGTTAGAGGATAGTCCGTTCAAAGATTTAACCGTCGCGACAGATACATCGTAGGAACGGCTGATGGACCATAATGTATCACCAGAACGTACCGTATGCGTGGTTGCAGCCGCAGCTTCGTCCGCGTGGGTAAGTATACTTACCGCTGCGAGAGCCGCGAATGAGTAAGTGAGACCAGACTTTGAATTCATAGCGTCACATCCTTTCAAAGAGTGAGAATGAAACCATTCAACAAGTGAGACAATACAAGTTTATTGTACGGTGAGACGAAATGAGCAAGCAATGGGGCAAAAGGTCAATTCACGTCCCTTTATTGAAAAGGAGGTCAATAATTTATAAATGGGTATAAATGGATATTTAACGGATTCGAAAAAGGAGGAAGTATTGACTTTCTGTTGAATTTTGGAAAACGTGACGTGTGATGTTTCATGCTATCATTAGGTCAAAATAAATTTGGTGAGGTAGCAGACTGATGATCGAGAAGAACTTTTCAAACCGAACATATCGTAAACATCAAGAGAAACTGTTCGAACTCGTGAGAATGCCGATTGTGACCGAGAAAACCGTACAGGAGGCGATTCGATATATGTGTGAGATCGTCGCTGATATGCTGGCGGTCGATACAGTGTCAATTTGGCATTTTGACACATCATATCAATCCATTTCGTGCCAAGTCGCCTATTCTCACGAATCAGGTACACATTATCCGAAGTTGTCGGTTCATCGTGAACTCGCAGCGGACTATTTTGGGGCGCTTCAGACAGAACGGGTCCTCATGTTCGAGGACGTTCGAAGTCACCCGTGGGTGAAGGAACTATACACAGAGTATTTTGTGGAAGGTCAGCGTATCCACTCGATGCTCGATGCTCCGATTTACGCGAACAATCGCGCTAAAGGTGTGATTTGTTGCGAAACATTTTTACCGCGGAAGTGGAACTATCTTGAAGAATTAATTGTGAGCACGCTTGCGGACTTTATCGCAATCCTTTACTTTCGACTCGACCGTCAGTTAGTTGATGAACATCTTCATCAACTGGCCTATACGGATGAATTAACGGGATTGATGAATAAGTACGCGTTTGTCGATGAAATCGATTCACTTCGTCTTCATACGGAAGGTTTTCTCGGTGCTGTTCTTTATATTCGAGCCGATGATTTTCGATCGATTGAAGATGCTATCGGTTCTGAAGCGTCTGATTTGATTGTCAAAGAAATGGCGAGTCGATTGCGCAAGGTGGTCGATGAGTCTCGAATGGCTCGAACGTCTCAATCTGGATTTGTCATTTGGATTCCTTACGGGGAACGGAGGAAAGTGCATACGCTTGCGGAACACTTATGTGAGCAAGTGACACGTCTCCCGTATCGAATTAATGAATTAGATGTTGTGTTGACGACGAGCGCGTTCATCTCGATCGAAATTGAAGGTCGCTCCACATTAGACATGATTCATACAACTCGGGTTGTTGCGGGTCAATCGAATGGGAAGCGGGGAGTCATTGCGTTTTTTGAAGAGGAGATGGCACAGAAAGCATCAGATCGCCTAAGGCTAGAGATGAACCTACGATTGGGAGTCCTGTCAGAACAGTTTGAATTATATTATCAACCAAAAGTTATTGCTGATTCTGGAAAATTGAAAGGGTTCGAAGGATTGATGCGCTGGAATCATCCGGAGCGTGGTCTCGTCCCGCCACTCGACTTCATTCCGCTCGCCGAATCGACGGGGATCATCATTGACCTAGAAGAATGGGCGTTCGTAACGGCCTGTCGCCAGCTCAAACAGTGGCATAATCGTGGAGACCGCTACGAGCTTGCGCTCAACTTATCGGCGCGTCATTTCTTATCTGAAGGGGTCGTCGAAAAATTTGCCCAAATCGCACGTGAAGAAGGAATCTGTACGAGTTATATGACTCTTGAGATTACAGAGAGCGTTGGGATGGAAAACCAGCAACACGTCATCGACCGTTTCATCGCCTTCCGGGAAGAAGGATTTTCCATTTCCATCGATGACTTCGGGACCGGGTTCTCAGCATTCGTCTACTTGAAGCACTATCCGATTCATGAGATCAAAATCGATCGACAGTTCATTCAAGTGACAGAGAACGACCCGACCGGGAACGTCATCGTTGAATCCATCGTCGACTTAGCACGCGGATTGAACTTGAAGACGGTTTGTGAAGGCGTCGAAACGCTTGAACAGTGGAACGCATTACGTGGACTCGGCTGTGACGAGATGCAAGGGTACTATTTCTCTAGACCGTTGCCGCTTCAAGAACTTGAAACATGGATTGCTAGCTATACGACACAGACAAGGGACGCCTGAGCGTCCCTTTTTGTTATGGAGTAAATGTGATTCGAATCGTTGTGCCTCTTTCTTGTTCACTATCGACCTCGACCTTCCCACCGTGGGCTTCGATGATGTCCCGCGAGATGGCCATGCCGAGACCGCTTCCGCGCGCATCGTCCGTATTCGTGCCCCGGTAATAGCGTTCAAAAATATAAGGTAAATCAGATTCAGCGATTCCATTACCATTGTCTGTAATCGTCATGATATCGCCTTCGACTCGAACGGTCACGATGACCAAATCGTCGTTGTGGAGCAGGGCGTTATACAAGAAGTTGAGTAGGGCACGTTTCATAAAGTGCCGGTCGAGTGACACGGACCCTGACTCGGTCGACTCAAATTCGATGTGACGTTCACTGAAGCGAGGATCATTCAACACATCGATCACGAGTTCACGGACGAACGGCTCGAGTCTTGTCTCTTCGAGGGTAAGCGGAAAGTCGCCGTGCTGCAGACGCATCGTCAAATTGAAATCGTCGAGCAGTTCCTTCATATATTTGGCCTGACGCTCGATCACGTGCGCGTATTGTCTGCGCTCGGTGTCGTCTAGCGAATCATCGTCGAGCAGTTCGGCGTACCCTTGAATGGATGCGAGTGGGGTCAACAAATCGTGAGACACGTTGCTCATCCATTCTTTTCGACGTTCATCGAGTTCTTCGCGCTGACGTTCGTACGTTTTGAGCGTCTGTGAGACGGCATTCAAGTCATAGAAGACAGGACGATAAATCCCAGATTGCTTCGGTTCGGCGGTCGAAAAGTCGCGTTGCTTCAGCTGTTGAATCCGCTCGGTCAAGCGGTAGACGGGACGTGTCAAACGTGAGCTGAACAACAAGCCAATCAAGGCGGCGACGAGCAGGTCGACGATAAGAATCCAAAGGAATGCCTTTGATACATACGAGAGAATCGCTTGTTCATCAATCATGAATAACGCTCGACGCTCACTCGCTTCGGGCACACCAATGAGATAGCTATACGATTCATATTCTCCGATAAAGTAAAGTCGAAGCTCATCATCCATATATTTATAGATTTGAATCAGCTCGATTGGTGAATAGGCGTCAGGCAGTCCGCTCGGAGTATCGACGTCACTGACGACACGTCCGGTTTCATCTAAAAAACGAACAAACGCGCCGTACTGTTCGAGCGCCTTCCGCCCTGACTCTGACACGACAGGTTCGCCGTCCTCAATTGAAAGATACGTACTGAAGTTTCGAGTGAATGTTTCCCCTGAGTTGCTTTCGACATCGTCAAGTCCTGTCCGATCATTGATGAGGAGACCGAACAAGATGGCAATGTTCAAAAAGACGACGAGTGTGACAATCAATAGAATCGACAGTAAATAACGACCGGTCAGTTTCCATTTCATCATGACTGCTCCTTACACCGTCAACCGATAGCCAAGTCCCTTGACCGTCTTGATATATGTCGGCTCGGATGGATTCGGTTCGACTTTTTCACGGAGACGCCGGATGTGGACCATGACGGTATTGTCCGACCCGAAGAACGACTCGCCCCATACTTGGGTAAAAAGCGTCTCCTTGCTCAGGATTCGGTTCGGGTTGCGTAAAAAGCAGGCGAGGAGACCGACTTCTTTGGCCGTCAACTCTAATCTCACCCCGTTCACATACACTTCCGTCTCGTCTTCATTCATTTGAAAGGGTCCGACGGTCGTCTCTTCCATCGGTGCTTCCATCATCGACACCCGTCGCAGCTGTGCTTTCACGCGGAAGGCCACTTCTTTTGGACTGAACGGCTTCGTGATGTAATCATCCCCACCGATGGCGAGTCCGAGCAGTTTATCGACTTCTTCCGATTTGGCAGATAGGAAGAGGATCGGGATAGTAGAGTGCGCCCGCATCTGTTGGCAGAGCTGATAGCCTTCCCCGTCCGGCAGCATGACGTCTAAAATCGCCAAGTGTGGACGGAACGTCTCGAAGGCGTCAAACCCGTCCTTCAACGTATGGGCGGTCCGGATTTCGTGAAATCCTTCCTTCTCGAGCGCGCGTTGAATCAACATACATAAGTCTTGTTCATCATCTACGATCAGAATTCTTGGTTGCTTCATCTTCATCACCTCTCTATAAGAATAGCACTTAAGGATTTTGTAAGGTACGCGTGAGTTCAAGTTAAGACAGGGAGCGTAATGTAAAAATCAGAAAGAGGTGTTGAACATGGAAACATTATTACAGGTAAAAGCGATTCAAAAAACATATGGGAAAGGGGATGCGACGTTTCGGGCGCTCGATGACGTTTCGTTCACAATCGAACACGGTGAATTCGTCGGAATCATGGGACCGTCCGGAGCGGGGAAGTCAACGTTACTCAACGTCCTCGCGACAATCGATACGCCGACGTCAGGCGAGATTTTAGTTGAAGGAGACGACATCGCATCGATGAACGAGGAGGCACTCGCCGATTTTCGGCGTGATCATCTCGGCTTCATTTTTCAGGACTACAACCTGCTTGACTCGTTGACGGTACGGGAAAACATGTTGCTCCCGCTCGCCGTTTCAAAGACGCCGGTCCAGGAGACACGTGAAAAAGTTGAACGGTTGGCGAAACGGTTCGGACTCGAAGCGATCCTCGAGCAGTACCCGTACCAAATCTCAGGCGGACAGAAACAGCGTACGGCCGTCTGTCGGGCGCTCATTTCAGACCCGAAACTGATTTTTGCCGATGAACCGACCGGCGCGCTCGACTCGAAGTCGGCGACCGATTTATTAGACACCCTCGCCCGTTTGAACGAGGCGGAGACGACAATCATGATGGTGACGCATGACGCCTTCGCGGCAAGTTTCTGTCGCCGTGTCCTCTATATTCAAGACGGTCGGTTGAAAAAAGAACTCATTCGCGGCAACGCCTCGCGGGACGCATTCTACCAATCAATCCTCGAGGAGCTCGCGAAAGGCGGTGCGGTCGATGACGCTATTTGAGCTCGCGAAGAAAAACGTCGCGCGTAATCTGTCGCGATACGCACTCTACGTTGGGACGACCATCTTTTCCATCGTCATCTACTTCACGTTCGCGACACTGAAGCACAGTCATGAGATCAGTGCGCTTGCGGAGACATCACAAAAGATCAGCGGATTGATGAGCACATCGACGTTCATCCTGATGCTGTTCGTCGCCCTCTTTATCGCCTATTCGAACGCATTTTTCCTAAGGGGACGGAAACGGGAAGTGGGACTCTACTCACTTCTCGGTGTCCGAAAGAAACAAATCGGGCTGTTGCTCTTGTTTGAGAACATCGTCATCGGAGCGGTGTCCTTGGTCGTCGGCATCATTCTCGGGCTGTTCGGGTCGAATGTGCTCTTACAACTATTGATGCGATTGATGGACAGTGACTTGAATATCGGCTTCGCCTTCTCGGCGTCGGCATTTATCGAGACGTTCCTCGTCTTTCTTGCCATCTTCCTCTTCACTTCGTTCCAAGGTTATCGGGTCATCTATCGTTTCAAGTTGATTGACTTGTTCCATGCGGACAAGAGTGGGGAAGGCGTCCCGACGGCGAAAGGGTGGGTCGCTCTCACAGGTGTGCTCGCGATTGGAGTGGCGTATTGGCTCGCGCTTCAGGATTTGATGACGTCATCCCTTTGGAAAATGCTCGGACTCGCGATGCCGCTTCTCATCATCGGATTGAGTGTCATCGGATCGGCGCTTCTCTTCCATAGTGTCTTGATCTTCGGATTGACGTGGTTGAAAGGGAAGGAGCGCTGGTCATGGAAACGGCTCAACTTGTTGACGACGTCACAGCTTCTATATCGCATCCGCGGGAACGCAAAAACGCTCACGTTGATCAGCATCATCAGTGCGACAGCGATCACGGCAGGCGGGGCCATCTTCAGTGTCTACTATTATGCGGAAGAAAATGTGTCGTCGTATACACCATACACGTACGCCTGGAAAGGGGATGCGGTCGAGGTGGATGGAGCGACGTTCGAATCAAGCGTCGAACAGAAGACGATTCGGACGGAAGCGCAGTACGGAGAGCGTGAGCTCGGGGTCATCGATGAGTCGACATACCGGCATCTCCTTCAAGGTCTCGGAGAAGCAGAGCCGGCCCCGTTCAAACAGGGTGAGGTCGTATGGGTCGACCCGTTCTATGACGAACGTTATTCGGAAGATCTCGAATCGGCAGAACTGTCAGGACAAACGGTTGACGTGACAACGCGCCTTGAAGATTCGCCGCTCAACGTGATGACGTTCGGCGGGTCGTTCCTCGTCGTCGCAAACGACATGTTCAAGACGATGACGGAACCGAGCGAGACGTATCACGTCGCCCTCACGGAGTCGTTCAAGGATCAGCGTGACCAGTCCGAACGTCTAACGAAACTCGGTCTCGAATCGTTCTCGAGTGCACCGGACGTGTACGCCGAGACGATGGCGATGAACGGGGCGCTTCTCTTTGTCGGGACATTCCTTGGACTCGTCTTCCTTGTCGCGACAGGCAGCGTCATCTACTTCAAGACGATGACGGAGGCAGAGGATGATCGGTCGAAGTATGCGATTTTACAGAAAATCGGGATATCCGATCGGGATGTGCGCCGGACGGTGCGCCAACAGATCATCGTTGTCTTCCTCGCCCCGTTCGCTCTCGGGATTCTGCATGCGACCGTGGCGCTCATCGCGTTTTCTAACTTGTTGAGCATGAATTTCACGATACCGGTCCTCGTGTGGATGGGCGTCTATACTGCGATTTATGCAATCTACTATGGCATCACGGTTCGCCGCTTCATGACGGCGATTCGATAAGGAGAGAAAATTATGAAAAAATGGATTGGAATTGCAATTGTTTCGATTGTATTGATGGTCGGATTGACGAAGGTGGATTGGAATCGAATTGGGAAGGACACCCTTTTCGTTGAAATTAAAGGGGCGACAGACATTGAAGAGACGACGCTCGAAAATGGTGAGGTGATGAAGCGATACGTGTACACTCAGCCTGCCTTTTCGTCAGAGGGGAAGTCGAAGGAAGTCACCTTTACGGCTATGAAAGAGCTTCGGGAAGGGGCCTACTTACGTTTATACGTCAAGGACGGGGACACGGTCACGTCGTATGAGGAAGTGTCCCGTGCGGACGTACCGCAATCGATTACCGAAAAGTAAGTAAAAAGCCATTCGTCATGAGCATCATGGCGGATGGCTTTTGCCTGCTCATACGACAGGCGCCTCATAAGCATTTAGTTCGAGCTTTAATATGTACGTTAATTCATGATGCGCCAATTCAGAAAAATTTGTTTTCTTTACATGTGTCCGTGGGCGCAATCCGCACTCCAATGCGACGTCGACAATGGTACGAATCTGATTTTCCGTATAGAATCGTTTTCGGCCGAACGTGAACGGGGTAGGTGGCAAGACGCCATCTGTCTCCCATTTGATCAACTGCTGTTGGCTACGCGGGATGCCGGCCACACTGAAGGCCCGACTCAATTCTTTGAGCGGATAAACGATCAGATGTTGTTCTTTATACGAAATTGGTTTTCCTTGTTCCGGTCGGTATGTATCCCATTCGGTCGCTGAAAACGTCAGGTCGGATTGGTCGAAGTCGTGTTGAGCGGAAGGACTAGTGGTGGTGCTTGCGAGGTCTAAGCTGTTCATAGTATGCGTCTCCTTCTTCAAGACTGACTGGTCATTTCAAAAATGTCCTCCTACGTATCGTACCCCATTTACAAGATTTTAACTTACAGTTTTTTCAAAGTGGGGAAATGATTCGTGGGACTTTTGACGTATTTTTGAACGTTATCTGCCGAACATTAAGATACCCTAATTGGTATGAAAACTCAAGCAAAGCAGTCAAAATTTGAAAAATGAATAAAAATTCAGACGATTTAGGACTATGGTCATTCAATGCTATATAAAAATAGAATGAGCACTTTCATGATGAAAGCGGTTAATAAGGGCGAAGGAGGTGAGACAAATGGCAATATATCGAGAAGCGGCGAAAATGTTGTATTTGGACACCCGGCGACAAGTCGACGGCAAAGAGAAAAAGCAACTCGTTCGCTACGGACCGCTAGGCAGTCGAATGGATGAAGCACGGATAAAACAGTTTGGTGACCTGATTACGGCACTAATTGATGTCGAATCCGTCAACTATGTCGTGGCCCAGGAATTTTTAGTGTATTAACACGGAGGACTTATGAACAACCTCACACATCCCGTCGATGATCCTCGGCATGATGAGCAGGTGGTCACATGAGTTGGCCTGAACTCATCTCAAATCTCGGGTTCCCTATCGTCGTCTCGCTCTATTTGCTTCATCGGATTGAGACGAAGCTCGATCGCATGATCCAGCTGCTCGAGCGAATGGGTACCTCGAACGTATCAGAAACCTAATCCCCTATTGAAAGGAGCCATCCCCCCATGGCTGTCTTAACAGAGAAGAAAGCAACGTTCGTCTTGACGACGCATCATGACTTAGAAACAGCAAAACCGACGAAAAAAGCACAACGGTTCGGCCCGATTCGTGCCGACCTTACGGCAGATACGATTGACGCGTTTGGTCGTCTTTTAA encodes:
- a CDS encoding YxeA family protein, yielding MKKWIGIAIVSIVLMVGLTKVDWNRIGKDTLFVEIKGATDIEETTLENGEVMKRYVYTQPAFSSEGKSKEVTFTAMKELREGAYLRLYVKDGDTVTSYEEVSRADVPQSITEK
- a CDS encoding YvrJ family protein — encoded protein: MSWPELISNLGFPIVVSLYLLHRIETKLDRMIQLLERMGTSNVSET